Proteins co-encoded in one Arachis hypogaea cultivar Tifrunner chromosome 13, arahy.Tifrunner.gnm2.J5K5, whole genome shotgun sequence genomic window:
- the LOC112737458 gene encoding aluminum-activated malate transporter 2 has protein sequence MAGNAKAEGGIGEAWEKVKGMPKSIMEKVMNICVMTKEIAQDDPRKVIHSLKVGLSISLVSLFYFYQPLYENFGLSAMWAVMTVVVVFEFTVGATLGKGLNRTLATLTAGALGVGAHYLASLAGETAEPILIGFFVFLQAAIVSFIRFFPKMKARYDYGLLIFILTFSLISVSGFRDDEVLEMAHKRLSTIVIGGTACVMISIFVCPVWAGEELHYSIALNLDNLAHSLQEFINKHFKASEEGDSNKDNKSFMEGYKSVLNSKSSEDSLANFARWEPGHGKFKFRHPWDQYLKIGALSRQCAYRIEALINGHLNTPHIQGSSTASSEIVGTIEEACIEMSGESSKALKELGLSIKNMMSLPSSNNHISESKAASKRLKALLQSSLKEQDTDLLSLIPAATAASLLIDIVDCVQEIADSVNNLAALADFEEGDKSPKPPSSQSQALHCECAEPVPKIDSIV, from the exons ATGGCAGGAAATGCAAAAGCTGAGGGAGGAATTGGTGAAGCATGGGAAAAGGTGAAGGGGATGCCAAAAtcaattatggagaaggtgatgaacATTTGTGTGATGACAAAGGAAATAGCACAAGATGATCCTAGAAAAGTGATTCATTCACTCAAAGTTGGTCTTTCAATATCTCTCGTCTCTCTTTTCTATTTCTATCAGCCTCTCTATGAGAATTTTGGACTCTCTGCAATGTGGGCTGTTATGACTGTAGTTGTGGTTTTTGAGTTCACTGTTG gagctactcttggaaaaggtttgaaTAGGACACTAGCCACTTTGACAGCTGGTGCTCTTGGTGTTGGTGCTCATTACTTGGCTAGCCTTGCCGGAGAGACTGCAGAACCCATTTTGATTGGTTTCTTTGTCTTCCTTCAAG CTGCAATAGTATCATTCATAAGGTTCTTCCCAAAAATGAAGGCAAGATATGATTATGGATTGCTGATATTTATTTTGACATTCTCATTGATATCTGTATCCGGGTTCCGTGACGATGAAGTATTGGAAATGGCACATAAGAGGCTTTCAACCATTGTCATTGGAGGCACAGCTTGTGTCATGATCTCCATTTTTGTGTGTCCTGTTTGGGCTGGTGAAGAACTCCATTATTCTATTGCTCTCAACTTGGACAACCTTGCTCATTCCTTACAAG aatttataAATAAGCATTTCAAGGCATCAGAGGAAGGAGATTCTAATAAAGATAACAAGTCTTTTATGGAAGGTTACAAAAGCGTTCTCAATTCCAAAAGTAGCGAAGATTCTCTG GCGAATTTTGCAAGATGGGAACCAGGTCATGGGAAGTTCAAATTTCGTCACCCGTGGGACCAATATCTTAAGATTGGTGCTCTTTCTCGTCAATGTGCTTATCGAATTGAAGCTCTCATAAATGGACACCTCAATACTCCACATATCCAA GGATCATCAACAGCATCATCTGAAATTGTTGGTACGATTGAAGAAGCATGCATAGAAATGAGTGGGGAATCCAGCAAAGCCTTGAAGGAACTTGGATTATCCATAAAGAACATGATGAGCCTTCCATCTTCTAATAACCACATTTCTGAATCAAAAGCTGCAAGCAAGAGGCTCAAGGCATTGCTCCAATCAAGTTTAAAGGAACAAGACACTGATCTTTTATCTCTCATACCGGCTGCCACTGCAGCTTCATTGCTAATTGACATCGTTGATTGCGTCCAGGAAATAGCCGATTCTGTTAACAATCTCGCCGCGCTCGCCGATTTTGAAGAGGGTGATAAATCTCCTAAACCACCATCGTCGCAATCACAGGCCCTACATTGTGAATGTGCTGAACCAGTTCCAAAGATTGATAGCATAGTTTGA